The genomic segment aaagtatgGCTCATACACAGGGGGAAAAGCAATCAATGGAAATCCTGAGAAAGCCCAGGCACTGGATTTTCTAAGCAAAGACTTTAATGAAACCATGtttaaagaatgaaaggaaagtaTGTCTtaaccaaataaatataaatagaagtaGTGAAAAGAACTTTTAATTCTAAAACTTTCAATTACAGaattgaaaagtataataacaaatgaaaatttcacttgAGGGGCTCAGCAACAGATTGAgcaagcagaagagaaaatctaTAAACTTAAAGATGGATCAACTGACATTGTCCAGTttaaggaacaggaaaaaaaatggagaaaaatgaacagagcctatGAGAATAGAGCCAACATGCATTAACAGCATATATATAATGGGAATCCcagggggagagaagaaaaagaaagcattaaaaagaatatttgaagaaaacttcccaaatctgatgAAAAATATTAACCTACAAATCCATGAAACTCCAGGAACTCCAAGTTCTCAAAGATATGTATACCAGACATATTATAATCACACTATTTAAACAACAAGGGAGAATCTTGAATGCAGCAAGGGAAGTGACTCATCACATACGAGGGGTCCTCAGTAAGATTAACAGCTGACTTCTTtacagaaaccatggaggccagtaGCAGTGATGGCATAGGCAAggtgctgaatggaaaaaaactgtcaaccaattTTATAGTCAGCAAAACTAcccttcaaaaagaaagaaaacactgataaACATCACTAGCAGACCTGTCCTACAAAGACATGCAAAAGGGAGTCCTTTAGGCTGAAAGGACACTAGATACTAACTcaaagacagacacacacaaagacagACAGAACTGATAATGGTAATTATAAAAGagagtaaatgtattttttatttataactttttccCCCTCAATTTAAAAGTCAAATGCATAAAGCAATAATTGATGGGCACCTAACTTCTAATAATATAATTTGTGATAATAACAGCATGAGGGAAGGAATGAAGTTGTGTAAAGCaaagtttttattattgatatttaaCTAGGTAAAATAGATCAGCTCaatcttttctaataaaaattctaTACGTTTTaaattgtctatttcttattttttcatttgtaattttggtgtcatatctaagaagacTATATAAACAAAGGTCACAATATTTACTTCcgtgagttttatagttttgcttacattttggttcgtgatccattttgagttaacttttgtgcaTGTAGTGtgaggaagactttttttttcattcttttttttccatctgtgctTCAGATTTTGTAATCTCTCCCCAACTACCTTCAGGTTTGCTGATTCTTCTGCCAGCTCAAATGTACTGTTGAGCCTCCTTAGCAAAAGTTCCACTTTGGTTATTGAAATTTTCAACTCCaaaattttcattgttcttttatttcccatctttttattttcatttgatgaGTCACTGTCAGCatactttcttttaattctttaaacttGGTTTCCTTGAGgtctttgaacatatttacaattgtggCATAACACTTATCCTGTATCTGGTATCCCTCAAAGGAAGTTTCTATTGCCTGCTTCTGCCTGTGtcacactttcctgtttctttgaacATCTCATAATTTTGTGTTGAAAACAGAACATTTTAGGTAATATAGAATCTCTCCATGTTGGTTCTCCTGTCCACTCtgggcttatttttatttagtgaCTTGGCTTGACTAATTCATGAAGTCTGCCTCTGTTACGGCTCAACTtgtttctccctcatttttaagCCTGATTTCCTTCATCAGATTTGGGAGGTTTTCTTCAAATAGtctttttaatgctttctttttcttctttccccctgaGACTCCCATTCTGTATATGCTGTTATGCTTGTTGGGTCAGCAAGTGGTTGCTTCTGAGTCAGCATCATTTAATGACTAGCCACCAATTAATAAGAGGTTGTGTTTAAGCCCCCTGAATTAGGGAGATTAACACCCTTCACCACTGTGTGGGGCTTGGCGTTTTTTCACTATTTAGGGAGTTTCCAAGTTTTGCCCTACATTCTGTCAGAGACTTGTAACTCACATTCCCCCTCTGGTTGCTCCTAAGCAGCTATACCCTTGAACCTACACACATTACTTCTGATTACAAGGGATGTCTGTAGTTTTACCcactctcttggtctctctcccTGATCTTGTCTTTAAGCTTTCTGGCTGGTATCTATTGGTATCACCAGCAACTGTTAGCCTCTATTTATTGGTAGCTGATTGTCCTATAGTTTTCAACAATATTCAGGGGTACAAACTGCTCCAGTCTGTTCCAGGTAAAGTTAGGCCCCTAGTAATGGGAAGTGTGCTGTCAAGTCTTTGAAGCTCACTTCAAACCTTCCCCTGAACAGAACCCCTTTGCCTTTGTGCTATGGAGcatgtttggggtggggggggggggggaggttgagTATGGGAAACCGGCTCTTATTGAATGTCTCCCAGATCCTCCCTGCAGAGCAGCTGTGTCAGGGGTTAGAGGGCATGGGGGATAATTTTCTATCACCTCCCAGTATGGATCTTCCATAGCCCAGAATCAGGGAGGATGGAATCTGCTAATGTTCACCAGCGGCAGAATGTACACAGAATAGCTCTTCTGTCCCCAGAAAGCTGGGACAGATATAAGCTGCCATTTTGATGCCAAGCCCACCAGAGCAGGTCTCTTGCAACACGGTTGTGTGGGAAAGGGGACTTGCACTATTAAGAGGAGTTGTCCTGCCCTGATTCTCCTTATACTGCAGGATTTGGAGTCATACAATGGCTAATCAGCAGCCATCTCCCATTTGTTATAAGCCTTCTGTGGAACACCTGTGTGGAAAATGGGACCTACCAAACAGGGATATATTTAATCTTACACCCAAGCTGTGTATCTCCCAGTTAGGTTTTGTGGTGTTTCCTTTGGCAGCTTCACATaactttcaaatttattattttgtggcTCTTACTATAAATGGGTCTTCTTTTACTGTTTGCCAAATGATTACTATTAAGTGTTCAGAAAAGCTAATTTTCAGTGTACTTCTTTggattttcaaaatattgaaatcaagtcatttgcaaatagtatTTTGATCTCTACccaagtttttcattttgttttcttatctttttacaTTAGCAGTAACTTATGAAGTAATTGATGATAGCAGGCACCTTAACGGAAAGAAGCAATTTCAGTCACAACCCCAAACATTAGCTTCACTTTTGGTTAAAGGACTCTGAAATATTAAGGAAGAATTCTTCTAACATATTAAAAATGACTTTACTAGGAATGAGTATTTTTTTAGTAAGTACGTTCTTAACATTGACTAAAATCACGATTTTTGAAATTGATGTACTTAACATTCTTCCTACACTATTTACTCAAATATTTGCACTATCACAATAATGTATGTACTTttcaaagaaagatttttaaatttggggcaCTTACTAACAGAAGCTCAAAagacagaactaaaaaaaaataataattcaaagaaGACTTTGTCGAACACCTCTTCCAAGATATTGACTACTTCTCAATTATCCAATTAAGAGCATACTTAAATCAATGAACACCAAAATCAACCAAACAGATCCTATTTCAACTCTGCATTATAGGAAAATTTTTCTGCTACTGCTACATTCTCAACTAGCAACAAATAATGTCCTGAAAATTCCTCCAGCAAGTTTCACTAGATAAGATCCTCAATGGAGTCAAGGCACTTTGTTGAAAACAAGAATCCTAACAAATTGCTATGCAATGAAAAGGGGACATATCCCAAGTTAAATAAGATGTCAACAGTGGGGGGAAAATCAATAAATCAGCATATGTATGGAATTAATATTGTTTTCACCTCACCTCCATTCTCCCCCATCCCAAGAACTCTTATTACTTTTCTTAACAGCTATTTCAAATCACTTAAAGAACTAGTATCTATTTCTCATCTAACCTGGACAGAAATTCCCACAGCACCTGTTTAACTTTTAATCCCTCCATAAGATGCATTATCCTTTGCACACAAATGACCCATCTACTTTACCCACTAATCCTTTTCATTACATTTACATTCTCTTCACTTTTAAACATATCTACACTGATAACTTACAtgcttattttagtttttatactttgttttgtaCAGCTGTTatacatcataaaaaaaaaactgtatcaaactttttaatttaaaaaatcccattCTAAGAGGAGACCTTTGAGAGAACTAAACCAAGGGTTAGTAAACAATGTGGTGGGCCAAATTCAGCCCATGGctcatttctttaaatgaagttttattaaaacatacacatactCATTGATTTATGTACAGTCTAGGGCTGCTTCTGCAATATGACAAAATTAAGACGTTATGACAGAGGCTAAATGGCCTAGAAAGCCTAAGTTATTTACTAACTTAACTTACTCTTTACTGATAAACTTTACTGACCCCTTAACAAAATcacaatttttcattaaaaaatatatgtattacatttCAATCTACTGAGTGCTTAGTAAGATAGAAAGGTAAacgtttttaaaattaaattattttttttaattgaaagccAAATAGAGAGGCCCATTTCCAATGGAGATGGACAAGTATGAAAAAATGAGAACACATTCCTGACCAAGAAGTTGGattgcaaaaataaaactcttccaGTTGTAGTAACAACCTCAAACCACTGCATACTCATATTTTAGAGAACCATCTTTAATTCAGTTTcagccaggagaaaaaaaatggatggagGGTTTGGGTTCTGGATTTTTCACTATGGCAATAAAGAGGCTCCAAAGCAGGTTTGCCTTCTTTAGAATAACCTAACAAATCAGAAAAGGTACTAACCAGAGTACCTGGGGCatgaagctttttaaaatggcttttaaaacttTAAGGCAAAAGGTATGTATCAcaacattaaatatatttctactgGTATGGCTATTCtgtaatgtatttttataatgctGCAAACATTGCCAAGattgctgcttctctctcctctatTCATGGAAGGCAAGGAATTATAATAAATCTACCCATAAAAGCAGAGCATTTCAATTTTATTGCTGTTAGGATACTAAAGAGCATTAGCCTATGACTTTCCTTATCAGCCTAACTACAGTAACTTCATGATAAATGTTACCCttctcaaaatttcaaaattttacctatgattttgggggggaaaaaccCACACTTTACATAGTTCCctagcatttaaagaaaaaacatctttgaaatataaatatttcccaTTAGAATTCCCGTTTGATTTTAGTacagtaaaaaaattattgtgtaaACACAAACTTAAGATAAATTTAATTGAAGAAAATGTTCATTACAGAAATTAACATTgctgtgctcgcttcggcagcacatatacagAAATTAACATTGCTTACCATTCTTTAAACACCTTATACATTATTAATATATACTGTGTATTTCCAATCAACTCCATTCTTAGGCtcaatttaagaaacacaattGTAACAGGTTTTATACAAAAAATACTTCACTAGGAAAGTAGACAAACTGCACAAAAAAGTACACGTATAATGTGCATAGCAAGATAGCTTGAAGCATCTATGTAtggctttctttaaaataaaacttttgggGGAATGGGCCCATTTGGGACCTACTGTTACAGTTGACATATGTAAACTGTTTCACATCTTTTAGGCACTTGCTAACAATAGTGTTCAATCCCTGAAAAATGaatttacccaaaaaaaaaaaaaaaaaaaaattctacatctaaaataaaaaccaagaaaataacaTGGGTAAAGTCTTACATATTCCTTTTAAATTAAACAACCAGTTTTATTAGTGCATGCACAGaactaaatggaaagaaaataaactttttatgtcAAAAATCTTCTGTGCAAAATTTACATAACaaactgaaaagtacaaaaatatgtACAGGTTTAAATTCTTTCTTATATACAGAAAAGAAGCCCTGAAGTTTTCAatcaatgaaaatgttttaacacTTGTAGTAAcaatataacaaaaattatacaGTAATTTGTAATACAAGAACTCCATTATCCAATAATCCAACAAAATTTGACCCAAACTTACACGGTGAAGTTTCAGTTGATGATTCTGTTGTCGTCATGAAAATATCCACTTTAAAACTCTACCTGCTGGGTCTATCCCCTAGGAATCGGTCCTGAAGTTTTATGCCCTGCCACTGAGTCCACTACTAATGCTTCTTCATTTCAACTGCCAACAATCAGTAAAATAATCTGCTTTGGGTTGTCAGTGAGACTGAAAAGGTGCTAACAAAAATGGTTTGTCCCAATGTGTACATGTTCAGACACCTAACAGTAATTAAACAGCAAAAATCTGATTTGCTTTGCTAATcttgcttcaaaatatttttcctgtagAGTGATTCTTAATTTTCAAGAAAAGCCATTCCCATGGAAGTGCTTCTATGTTCCACTTTTCAAATGGATGGAAACCAAGATAAATATTGGCTACTTGATTTATGGGGTACAAACAATTTAATAAGCATAGTTCTGTGCAAGAGAATCACTGGAGATTATCatcaaattcagaaaaatgttcAAGTTCTTTAATCAGACTTTAAACTGGACCAAGAGAGTTTAATTCTTCTTTTGAGGCTGCCCATCTACTGCAATGCTTGACCTagccatttagaaaaagaaaatcaccttgGGAAGGCATTCCAATTCCTGACATGGGACACAgcataagagaaaaaagatttacTTGTGAAAAACTCTTTTTCAAGCGCCATGAGCTGCAACTGTAGTTAGTTAAATGTACTCTCAGAGGAGCCTAACACCCTTCAAAAGAACTAGATTCAGCAGATATAAAGTTAAGTTCTTTACTCAAGCTCTTAGTGTatcttcacagatgaggagaaacTCCTTCAGCTCCATGGTGAAAGAGCTCTACACTTATCAGATTCATAAGGCtggtgggagaagagagggaatggAGCTGTCAGCCGTTACCCTCTACTAAGAGTCACTATATAACTAAATTGGGAAAActtttatcaaaattttctttaGCCCTAACTTCCcaagaacacatttaaaaaaattaaatcaagataCATCTGTGCTGCAATGAGTTTCTTGCAAAACTTATGTGTGCAGTGATAGCATTTTCAAGTATCacacataaaactttttttgtcTCCCATGGAAATATAGCCAACTTTCAGATGCTCAATTTTAGGTACTATACTGAAGTAGAAAATGTCTGCCTTAAGGTAATCCaacccatgttttcttctaagataattttacttttcttttccttggtaaCTACAGTAAATTATTCTAACATATTCCAATCACGAGTGGCCTCCATTAAATGTCTCTGCCCATGACCAGCCCAAGCATCCTGATTGTCAAATACTCTACCACAAAACCAACAGTTAAATTTAgctttcagaacattttcagagGTAGTTTTCACGATCTGGTAATtgtttttgcttgtctttttgaGTGTTAATTTTAGCACAAATCTTTCTTTCACAGAACTAACAGGTTTCAATGTTTTATGTCTTTTGGAAAAATCACCATAAATTGTTTTTGGGGCATTATCACAAACTGGCTTCAGTAAAGCACTGATAGTTCTTTTTGACAATGAAACCTTAAGTACACGTCCATTGAATTTAGCAATAGTTTTCATCACACTTACTACTTCTGGTGCATCCGCATCAGGATGATTCAAAACTACAACTGGCTGGTTTCTCCTCGGACATTTCACAAGCTGTTTGGAACTAAAGGGGAAAAGCCGCAAAGTTCGGACCGAATCTCTTGAAAGCCTTGGTCTGCTAAAATCGAACGATTCACGGGCATCTTCAGGTTTAGACTTTTCTTTACACTTTCTATGtaatgttgctttttttcttggaGGTTCTTCGTAACTATCCCTACACTTTCGTTTACAGTTTCTGTTTCTAGATACAAAGGCAGTTTCAGAATCTTTACTTCTTACATGAGTTTTaattcttgagaatttttttttcgaAGTCTTTTTTCTATTGAAGTTTCTCTCGATTGTACAATTTGTTTTACACCTTAATACCCTGGTGTCTGAACGGTCAGTGAAACACATTGGCTCCTCAGAAGATTCTGGGCATGTTGCAGTAGAAGTTATCACAATTTCATTTGCTGGCATCATATCATCTAGTAAGAAGGGTAAGGCATCTCTAGAAGATTCtggctctctctgctctcctcctgtAGTCTGATTAGATGGTACCTTGTCTTTCTGCAATGAGGATGCAGAGGTGCTTACAGACAGATTGTTAGCAGCAGTCACATTTAAAACAGGGTTAAAaattttcagtaatattttttgtGGTGTTCCTTCAGGTTTCTTTGGCTGTATGTTTTGATAATACGTACTATTTTGGACTAATTTAGGCTTAAGCAGCTCAGTCTTATTTGGCatcacacactttaaaaaaacagcttgTTTGCCATCAGGCAAGAGGGTATAAAGAGGTGGTTTTGGAAAAATCTCATTCTGCTGTTTTACTGAGTCTAAGTTATTCAACTTGGTGCCCTGATGCTCAGATACTGTATTAGGAGTAGGAACAGCTTTCACTGAAGAATTTGCTGATGTTTTGATAATGTAAGGGCCTTTTAATGGCAAAGTATTTTCTGAGCTACTTTTCATGCTCAAACAACTGCCAATGCTGGAACAAAGTGCAGGTGTCAGACAATTACTGTTTGGTTCTACCTTTAAAAAAGGTGTTCTGCAGGGCTCCTTAGCTGTAGTTCCACAAGCTTGAGAACTCTCAATTTTGACAGTGGAAATACCTTCAAGTTTCCcattattaaatgttaaaatcatcccaggtttcttatttaaaagaagagaagcagGTACACCTTGTGTATTAACCAATGGAAGTGGTCTTCCTGAAACAACATGTAATCCAGGCTTGTTAGCAATGTGCAATGGTACAAAAAAGCCTTTTGGAGTCTGAACAAATATAGCCTTTTTTGGTTCTGAATTCAGAAGTGGACTCTGCCTATATAAAGAACCTAAATTTTGTGTAGTGGCTCGTAGTTTATCTTTTACGAGCTGCTGTGTTATTATTGCATCTGACTGAGTCTTAAGTAATGTGCCAATACCTGAAATTCTGGGTGTCTTTTCTGAATCTCTCACATCTTGTGATAttgacacattttgtttttcttttccactaaattttaaattcagatcATTTGTAGGCACATTAATCCCTATACCACCAGATGGGATTGGGAAGATGCCTTGTACTTTGAAGTCTTTTGAAGATTCAACTATTTTGCCTTCTCCCTCAAGTTTCTGAAATGACTGGTCACAATGAAGTGGCAGGCCTTTATCAGGAGTGTTACTATTACTAGAGTCTTGTTTTacctcagattttgtttttaatccatccTGAAGTAACTGGTTCACTTCAGGTGGCAAAAATTCTGATGCCTGTTTACtctggagagagaaaacagatgtgATTCTAGGCATCATAGGTGACTCAACATTAGAAATGTCATCCCACTTAGATTTCTCAGTCATGCTCTCTAAATTCTGATTTTCATTAGTGTATAAGTTCTGTCCATcaatgttttctcctttctctaaaaCACACTGTTCTTCaatttcagtttgcatttttgAAGTTCCATCTTTAGTATTTAAAAGGCTAAGAGATGCTAACATGCTATCTGGATTTGAGCTCTCCTTCCTCACCAGTGATAAAACCGATTCACTTATTGGTTGTTGAACAAATGTCTTGCTTGATGAAGGTTCTTTTTGAGGGTTTTCACACATTCCTGTTCCTGAAAACCTACGACGTTTATTAGAATTATTTACTTTTGAGTAATTATGAAAGGGCAATGATCCTTGGTTGGAAGATTCAACAGGTAACTCAGAGTTGACATAATTAATGCAATAGTTATGCATATCTCCACTGTTGTATGCATTTTGTTTGGTAGTAGAGTTGACTTTATCTGGACTTTTAATGGCAGCACCTGGTATCTCAGGGTGACTCTGAGTAATATAACTTCCCCATAGGTCAATATTATCTTTTGTTTCAACTTTTGTGGTCAAATTCACTGATGCTGAAACCAATTCTGATGCTGACaaagaagacacatttttttcatcatcCATTGTTTGAAGCATATTACTCGTTTGAGATAGCaaagccatttctttttctgacGTTAGTTTCCCTGAAAGTATAGGAGATGAACATGAAAATGGAGTATTTGCTTTCATGTAAACTGTGTCACTTAATTCAGCTGTTACTCCTGCTAAAAATCCAGTAGTGTCCAAAGTCTGGGGCTGCAAATTGGCAGTACTGTCCTTTGCAGCATCTGACTGTGAGCCTGGTAAATATAAATTCTGTTTATTGGTAGGTAACAATTTTATTACAATATGTTGTTTTCCATCCACCATCTTAAATCCCATAAAATCAGCACTGTAGTTAGCAGGAATtgttattctattatttttcaccATTAACACTGTAGGTCCTTGTACAGCAGTCTTCAAGAAACCTAGAGTAGAATTTGATCCTTCTTCAGCTCTATTACATTGCCCAGTGGACAGAAGAGTTGGCTTTTCTGACTCGGACTCAGCAGGTTTATCATTATTCTCACGGTGTGGTCTTTCatccttttctttgtttaaatgcTCTTGAACAAGATGGCTCTGGTCTTCAGATTTAGCCtgtgttttgttcacttttttaagCACTTGAGTGTTTTTTTCTATACTCCTGTCACTTCCATTGTTGATCTTCTTGCGTTTCCAGAACGTCTTCCTTGATGCATCTATTCTGTATCTTTTCAGTATCAGCTTAAGTCCTGCTGAAGTCTTTGCCATCCTCTTTTCATACTTGtctttttccagtttctctttcGCATATAAGTGTTCCTTGTGCAAAGTTATAACATGTCTTACCAGGTGCTCTCTCCGAGTGGCACCATAGCTACAATATTGACAAGTGAAGGGAAACGTACCAGAATGAACGTGAAGGTGCTTCTGAAGCTCTCCTTTGGTAAAACACACATGATGGCACTTACCACATTTATAATGGATTTCGTTATGTCTATGAATGTGCTGAACAAATGTGCCAACATCCTGGGTGGAGAATTTGCACTTTTCACATTGAAAACTACCATTTACACAATGTGTGGATGCAAAATGTTTTGTCAAGTCTAATAAAGTATATACACTCTCATTGTTACAAATGTCACATTTTACTAAAGTGCTTCTATGTGTCCGTCTGTGTTGTTTAAATATCTGGAAGTCATTTGCTGAAAAACTGCACATTTCACAAGGATATGAAGGTAATTCACCATGGTGCCACATTTGAAAGTGTTTCTGCAAATCATTTGGACTGTATCGAGTGCTATCTCG from the Halichoerus grypus chromosome 7, mHalGry1.hap1.1, whole genome shotgun sequence genome contains:
- the ZNF518A gene encoding zinc finger protein 518A encodes the protein MPSEQKPLFFDEKQTTLRKDYDVKNEIVDTIRSVPRPKISESSFHYELKNVKIDLPKINIPNEVFLNHEVDKYRKLFQHQPQTARKSISVKTVSCVEECMLLHKSERVEEEGLKMSAKILNFNCLKCRDSTRYSPNDLQKHFQMWHHGELPSYPCEMCSFSANDFQIFKQHRRTHRSTLVKCDICNNESVYTLLDLTKHFASTHCVNGSFQCEKCKFSTQDVGTFVQHIHRHNEIHYKCGKCHHVCFTKGELQKHLHVHSGTFPFTCQYCSYGATRREHLVRHVITLHKEHLYAKEKLEKDKYEKRMAKTSAGLKLILKRYRIDASRKTFWKRKKINNGSDRSIEKNTQVLKKVNKTQAKSEDQSHLVQEHLNKEKDERPHRENNDKPAESESEKPTLLSTGQCNRAEEGSNSTLGFLKTAVQGPTVLMVKNNRITIPANYSADFMGFKMVDGKQHIVIKLLPTNKQNLYLPGSQSDAAKDSTANLQPQTLDTTGFLAGVTAELSDTVYMKANTPFSCSSPILSGKLTSEKEMALLSQTSNMLQTMDDEKNVSSLSASELVSASVNLTTKVETKDNIDLWGSYITQSHPEIPGAAIKSPDKVNSTTKQNAYNSGDMHNYCINYVNSELPVESSNQGSLPFHNYSKVNNSNKRRRFSGTGMCENPQKEPSSSKTFVQQPISESVLSLVRKESSNPDSMLASLSLLNTKDGTSKMQTEIEEQCVLEKGENIDGQNLYTNENQNLESMTEKSKWDDISNVESPMMPRITSVFSLQSKQASEFLPPEVNQLLQDGLKTKSEVKQDSSNSNTPDKGLPLHCDQSFQKLEGEGKIVESSKDFKVQGIFPIPSGGIGINVPTNDLNLKFSGKEKQNVSISQDVRDSEKTPRISGIGTLLKTQSDAIITQQLVKDKLRATTQNLGSLYRQSPLLNSEPKKAIFVQTPKGFFVPLHIANKPGLHVVSGRPLPLVNTQGVPASLLLNKKPGMILTFNNGKLEGISTVKIESSQACGTTAKEPCRTPFLKVEPNSNCLTPALCSSIGSCLSMKSSSENTLPLKGPYIIKTSANSSVKAVPTPNTVSEHQGTKLNNLDSVKQQNEIFPKPPLYTLLPDGKQAVFLKCVMPNKTELLKPKLVQNSTYYQNIQPKKPEGTPQKILLKIFNPVLNVTAANNLSVSTSASSLQKDKVPSNQTTGGEQREPESSRDALPFLLDDMMPANEIVITSTATCPESSEEPMCFTDRSDTRVLRCKTNCTIERNFNRKKTSKKKFSRIKTHVRSKDSETAFVSRNRNCKRKCRDSYEEPPRKKATLHRKCKEKSKPEDARESFDFSRPRLSRDSVRTLRLFPFSSKQLVKCPRRNQPVVVLNHPDADAPEVVSVMKTIAKFNGRVLKVSLSKRTISALLKPVCDNAPKTIYGDFSKRHKTLKPVSSVKERFVLKLTLKKTSKNNYQIVKTTSENVLKAKFNCWFCGRVFDNQDAWAGHGQRHLMEATRDWNMLE